The Rhodothermales bacterium genome has a segment encoding these proteins:
- a CDS encoding DUF433 domain-containing protein, producing the protein MAVADGCPRDDMCTPEVLNPIMDWRPYIDSNPGILFGKPVFKHTRIPVDLLLEKLAAGETMEGLLMAYPGLQKQAFLAALAFAADTIKNEVVYSIR; encoded by the coding sequence GTGGCTGTAGCAGACGGGTGTCCCCGCGATGATATGTGTACACCTGAGGTGCTGAATCCCATAATGGACTGGAGACCCTACATCGACTCGAATCCAGGGATTCTCTTCGGAAAACCTGTGTTCAAGCACACCCGGATCCCCGTTGATCTGCTGCTGGAGAAGCTGGCTGCCGGCGAGACCATGGAGGGTTTATTAATGGCATATCCCGGGCTTCAAAAACAGGCTTTCCTCGCGGCGCTCGCCTTTGCGGCTGATACGATTAAGAACGAGGTGGTCTACTCGATTCGCTAG